In the genome of Hyphomonas sp. Mor2, one region contains:
- a CDS encoding TrbC/VirB2 family protein, with translation MTLKSTIRTGLALGSAALLAAPAYAAGSGMPWEGPLDQILQSIEGPVARIVAVIIITLTGLMLAFGETSGGMRKLIQIVFGLSIAFAATSFFLTFFSFGGGALI, from the coding sequence ATGACGCTTAAGTCGACCATTCGAACCGGGCTTGCGCTCGGAAGCGCCGCCTTGCTCGCGGCACCGGCCTATGCAGCCGGCTCAGGTATGCCTTGGGAAGGCCCGCTTGATCAGATCTTGCAATCGATTGAAGGGCCAGTCGCACGCATTGTTGCGGTGATCATTATCACACTGACTGGCTTGATGCTGGCCTTTGGCGAAACCTCAGGCGGCATGCGCAAACTCATCCAAATTGTGTTCGGGCTCTCGATCGCGTTTGCGGCAACGAGTTTCTTCCTCACCTTCTTTAGCTTCGGCGGCGGCGCACTGATTTAG
- the trbB gene encoding P-type conjugative transfer ATPase TrbB has product MSTPDTMQETKARRSAMLRTAFCQTVRAALEDPQTIEVMANPDGSVWIEKAGIGIVVTKASLDAAARERVIRLVAAGDGDARLKISSSIVSAELPSSGERFEGLLPPVATSPCFSIRKPAATPFSLDDYVDQGALAPALVASLRGAIERRDNILIAGGTSSGKTTFTNALLAEAAFQDERIVILEDTRELNCLASNKVQLRTHRGTTTLQDLVRSTLRLRPDRIIVGEVRGGEALDLLKAWNTGHPGGITTLHANSAHGALQRLEQLTMEATRHVPFDLIADAVDVVVFMSRADGTRRVEDAVRVLQFDGGDYVTEPLVSRSLSLVTEGQTS; this is encoded by the coding sequence ATGTCCACGCCGGACACAATGCAGGAAACTAAAGCGCGCCGCTCAGCGATGCTGCGAACGGCGTTCTGTCAGACGGTTCGCGCGGCGCTAGAAGACCCACAGACGATTGAGGTCATGGCCAATCCAGACGGTTCGGTCTGGATCGAGAAGGCTGGCATCGGAATTGTCGTCACAAAAGCTTCTCTGGACGCAGCAGCACGTGAACGCGTAATTCGCCTCGTGGCGGCAGGCGACGGGGACGCACGCCTCAAAATCTCCTCCTCTATCGTCTCTGCTGAACTCCCCAGCAGCGGCGAGCGTTTTGAAGGGCTGCTTCCGCCTGTCGCCACATCCCCTTGTTTTTCGATCCGCAAACCTGCAGCCACCCCCTTCTCGCTTGATGACTATGTTGACCAAGGCGCGCTCGCGCCAGCCTTGGTCGCTTCGCTTCGCGGCGCAATTGAGCGCCGCGACAATATCTTGATTGCGGGCGGCACGTCTTCGGGCAAAACCACGTTTACGAACGCGCTCCTGGCTGAAGCGGCATTTCAAGACGAGCGCATTGTTATTCTGGAAGATACGCGTGAGCTTAATTGTCTTGCGTCGAATAAGGTACAGCTCAGAACGCATCGCGGGACCACAACGCTTCAGGATCTCGTACGATCGACGCTTCGCCTGCGGCCAGATCGCATCATTGTCGGAGAGGTTCGCGGCGGTGAAGCGCTCGACCTCTTAAAAGCCTGGAATACTGGCCATCCGGGCGGAATTACGACCTTACATGCAAATTCTGCCCACGGCGCGCTTCAACGTTTGGAGCAGCTTACCATGGAAGCGACACGCCATGTGCCGTTCGATTTGATCGCGGACGCGGTCGATGTCGTCGTCTTTATGAGCCGCGCAGATGGAACGCGCCGCGTCGAGGATGCCGTGCGCGTCCTCCAATTTGATGGCGGCGATTATGTCACCGAGCCGCTGGTCTCCCGCTCTCTTTCACTTGTCACAGAAGGACAAACGTCATGA
- a CDS encoding DUF2285 domain-containing protein produces MKKFTLEENSVTKRYSYLWRMMNDRWAWEYQRRNPDYREDAKAMSPDDISEMEVCHSIKVYKSRVPQSVAERWGLIMMVDPDLNAIEANAVWTKEAYPDQVAINVVPRAKGETCEIYDKSVELCQISHFTDAVGREFLITRGNGCLFQARCRGLSLLGMEPVKMELSMPDFESYQRKAKAHEEGMRVFGNDPEAETPKWTKRTQILRDGLIALDCLELGMSRKEIANVLYGVERVADEWESGRIRDSVNYLVSRATGLRDGGFRVELLGSHLGPHKQAA; encoded by the coding sequence ATGAAAAAATTCACACTCGAAGAAAATAGCGTCACCAAACGCTATTCTTACCTTTGGCGCATGATGAACGATCGCTGGGCCTGGGAATATCAACGGCGCAACCCGGACTATCGCGAAGATGCCAAGGCCATGTCGCCTGACGACATCTCTGAGATGGAGGTTTGCCACAGTATCAAAGTCTACAAATCTCGCGTGCCACAATCGGTTGCTGAGCGCTGGGGGCTAATCATGATGGTCGACCCGGATCTCAACGCAATCGAAGCGAATGCGGTTTGGACAAAGGAAGCCTATCCGGATCAGGTCGCGATTAATGTCGTACCGCGCGCGAAGGGCGAGACTTGCGAAATCTATGATAAGAGCGTCGAGCTATGCCAGATATCGCATTTTACCGACGCAGTGGGCCGAGAGTTTTTGATAACGCGCGGAAATGGCTGTCTCTTTCAAGCGCGTTGTCGAGGCCTATCCCTGTTGGGGATGGAACCGGTGAAAATGGAACTCAGCATGCCAGACTTCGAAAGCTACCAGCGAAAAGCCAAGGCCCACGAGGAAGGTATGCGCGTATTTGGCAACGATCCAGAAGCCGAAACACCAAAATGGACCAAGCGTACCCAGATTTTGCGAGATGGCCTGATTGCGCTCGATTGCCTTGAACTCGGCATGTCGCGCAAGGAGATTGCCAATGTTCTCTATGGCGTCGAACGCGTAGCTGATGAATGGGAAAGCGGGCGTATTCGAGATTCCGTCAATTATCTAGTCTCACGCGCCACTGGGCTTCGCGATGGCGGGTTTCGCGTCGAATTGCTCGGTAGCCATCTTGGCCCACATAAGCAGGCTGCATAG
- a CDS encoding DUF736 domain-containing protein, which yields MANALGYVSETKSGFEGTIAMMNLSATIRIEKNGEKDGEGQPDYRIFAGETSTEIGGGWVRIAKNSGRDYVSITFADPQIGPRKIFANLAPVKGQTGRHVILWNPRD from the coding sequence ATGGCGAATGCACTTGGATATGTTAGCGAGACGAAATCAGGCTTTGAAGGCACGATTGCAATGATGAATCTGTCAGCGACGATTCGGATCGAAAAGAACGGTGAAAAAGACGGTGAAGGCCAACCCGATTATCGTATCTTCGCTGGAGAAACGAGTACCGAAATTGGCGGTGGTTGGGTCCGAATAGCCAAGAACTCGGGCCGTGACTATGTCTCAATCACCTTTGCAGATCCCCAAATTGGACCAAGAAAAATCTTTGCAAATCTTGCTCCGGTAAAGGGACAAACCGGTCGTCACGTAATCCTCTGGAACCCTCGGGACTAA
- a CDS encoding helix-turn-helix domain-containing protein — protein MAKKKFKSKTSNPNEWLTPHEAAAYLDLSYSTLAHYRSQGGGPIFYKFGWRVAYAETDLIAWQNGQRWASTSNKLRD, from the coding sequence ATGGCCAAGAAGAAGTTCAAATCTAAAACATCTAATCCGAACGAATGGCTCACACCGCATGAAGCGGCGGCGTATCTCGACCTGTCTTACAGCACGCTCGCCCATTACAGAAGTCAGGGCGGCGGGCCCATCTTCTATAAGTTTGGATGGCGCGTTGCGTATGCTGAAACCGACCTCATTGCTTGGCAAAACGGTCAGCGATGGGCGTCCACGTCTAACAAGCTGAGAGACTAG
- a CDS encoding S26 family signal peptidase, producing MRYVVSVLAVFVASLSLVSIIWNPQKRLIWNRTASAPIGLYWLNDDPYEKGDWVIVSASSAAAKWAQRQGFVGQDWPLLKRVAAISGDEICRHSASVSINNHAVASAKNHDNRGRELPVWSGCVTLKAHEVFLLNEHPDSLDGRYFGPTQKADLMGRAHKVDLP from the coding sequence GTGAGATATGTCGTTAGCGTTTTGGCCGTTTTCGTTGCCAGTTTAAGCTTGGTTTCTATTATCTGGAACCCGCAGAAAAGGCTTATCTGGAACCGAACCGCAAGCGCTCCGATTGGGCTGTATTGGCTGAACGATGACCCATATGAAAAAGGCGATTGGGTCATCGTCTCAGCCAGTAGCGCTGCAGCGAAGTGGGCGCAAAGGCAAGGTTTTGTGGGGCAAGATTGGCCGCTTTTAAAGCGTGTTGCTGCGATCTCAGGCGATGAAATATGTCGGCATAGTGCGAGTGTTTCGATCAATAATCATGCCGTTGCTTCAGCAAAAAACCACGACAATCGCGGACGTGAATTACCAGTTTGGTCAGGATGCGTGACGCTAAAAGCGCATGAAGTTTTTCTGCTGAACGAGCATCCTGACAGTCTAGATGGGCGTTACTTTGGCCCTACTCAAAAAGCCGACCTTATGGGCCGCGCTCATAAGGTAGACCTTCCTTGA
- a CDS encoding DUF3363 domain-containing protein → MAIEDAFTPRLGKIRDRGAAGGARLRKRVTTTAKQLVGAGRRSAFSGKRLGRGQSSAMHANYAVKRYAAQKMRRVMVKAYIAKPGKIVGAGVFSKHLNYLQRDGVERDGTGGELYSREGRKIDAGAFAERSKRDRHQFRFIVSPEDADKIKDLKAYTRGLMESMERDLGTRLEWVAVDHHNTGRSHTHIVVRGKEPSGKDLIIAPDFISRGLRERASMLATEMLGPRREMEILRQRGREVEQDRFTQIDRSIGRLVLDGKLEVPAASNSKDRFDRALQLQRLKHLESLQLAKKASSSQWLLQPGWQDALKAMGWRGDIIKAISAGLEPGQVPNKVRFIEERPASSGPLTGVVQRQGPIDELRDIRFLLVKDFRGDTWFVRAGALKDGPLPPKGAVVEVHNSKAEPRQSDRTIADIAKRAGGFYSERIHAELDPSSSAAYRLAHKRRLEALRRVGITVRLKDGRWRVDQDFLSRAGAQEAKVGSTGVEVKSWLSIDAQVKAIGETWLDKVDLDALGAKSSGDLKSAKQKRLQHLRKLGILEPDQYVIPDAAVKRMNADEFKAAYDRVSGASERVGKELHAGATFEGIFEGTIDLGQGRFVLMGKSKEFVLVPWRNEMERYRGQSLTIKARHRGIDWSLPGARMRGISR, encoded by the coding sequence ATGGCCATAGAAGACGCATTTACGCCGCGCCTTGGTAAGATTCGCGATCGCGGAGCTGCTGGGGGTGCTCGCCTTAGAAAACGAGTAACGACCACTGCAAAACAGCTTGTAGGGGCAGGCCGGCGCAGTGCTTTCTCTGGCAAGCGATTGGGACGTGGTCAATCATCGGCGATGCACGCCAATTATGCGGTTAAACGATACGCCGCTCAGAAGATGCGCCGGGTGATGGTCAAGGCCTATATCGCTAAACCAGGAAAAATTGTCGGTGCGGGGGTCTTTTCGAAACATCTAAACTATCTCCAGCGCGACGGCGTTGAGCGCGATGGAACGGGCGGCGAGCTATATTCCCGCGAAGGACGCAAAATCGATGCGGGTGCTTTCGCCGAACGCAGCAAAAGAGACCGGCATCAGTTTCGTTTCATCGTGTCCCCAGAGGATGCAGATAAAATCAAGGATCTGAAAGCTTATACGCGAGGACTGATGGAGAGTATGGAGCGTGACCTCGGAACGAGGCTCGAGTGGGTTGCGGTGGATCACCACAATACAGGACGCAGTCACACACATATCGTGGTCCGGGGCAAGGAACCATCGGGCAAGGATCTGATCATCGCTCCAGACTTTATAAGCCGAGGGCTCAGAGAGCGCGCCTCCATGCTCGCGACCGAGATGCTTGGTCCGCGCCGAGAAATGGAAATTCTGCGTCAGCGCGGACGTGAGGTTGAACAAGATCGCTTTACGCAAATAGACCGGAGCATCGGAAGGCTTGTATTAGACGGCAAACTCGAGGTTCCAGCCGCAAGCAATTCTAAGGACCGCTTTGACCGCGCGCTCCAGCTTCAGCGCCTGAAACATTTGGAGAGCTTGCAGCTTGCCAAGAAAGCGTCTTCGAGCCAGTGGCTGCTACAGCCTGGCTGGCAGGACGCACTAAAGGCCATGGGATGGCGGGGCGATATCATCAAAGCCATTTCCGCGGGGCTGGAGCCTGGGCAGGTTCCAAATAAGGTGCGTTTCATAGAAGAACGACCCGCTAGTTCCGGACCTCTGACTGGCGTCGTTCAACGGCAGGGACCGATAGATGAATTACGCGATATCCGCTTTTTATTGGTGAAGGACTTTAGGGGTGACACTTGGTTTGTTAGAGCGGGCGCGCTCAAAGACGGACCACTGCCTCCAAAAGGGGCGGTTGTGGAGGTTCACAACTCAAAAGCGGAACCCCGACAATCTGATCGAACGATTGCCGATATCGCGAAGCGGGCGGGCGGGTTCTATTCTGAAAGAATCCACGCTGAACTAGACCCCTCATCGAGCGCTGCGTATCGCCTTGCCCATAAACGGAGATTAGAAGCGCTCCGGCGTGTTGGTATAACCGTGCGCCTCAAAGACGGTCGCTGGCGAGTGGATCAGGATTTCCTGAGCCGGGCAGGGGCTCAGGAAGCGAAAGTAGGCTCCACCGGAGTTGAAGTAAAATCGTGGCTGAGCATCGACGCGCAGGTCAAAGCCATCGGAGAAACCTGGTTGGATAAAGTCGATCTTGATGCGCTTGGAGCTAAGTCTTCTGGCGATCTCAAAAGTGCCAAACAAAAGCGCCTCCAGCACTTGAGAAAGCTCGGCATTCTTGAGCCGGACCAATATGTTATCCCAGACGCCGCAGTTAAGAGGATGAACGCTGATGAATTTAAGGCGGCCTATGACCGTGTGTCGGGAGCATCAGAACGCGTCGGGAAAGAGCTACATGCTGGGGCGACGTTCGAGGGGATTTTCGAGGGGACAATTGATCTCGGGCAAGGGCGGTTCGTATTGATGGGTAAGTCCAAAGAATTTGTGCTTGTCCCATGGCGAAATGAGATGGAACGCTATCGTGGACAGAGCCTGACGATCAAAGCGCGCCATAGGGGTATCGATTGGAGCCTTCCAGGAGCGAGAATGCGTGGGATTTCGAGATAA
- a CDS encoding beta family protein: MDVQDYIVTLGIRPAELSGLKELPGTSKDQMTPLVLLAPWLATTPLSRALDKFEESYPSRPYFIDVDNYYRMNDKPNEAKEMWARLAAKPADLASWWSLLLEYPNANPCLLMAERSIESAREQIAWARENDRTFCLRMNLAEGIGSGIPQWMPALATELAQEGATDYAIVFEFGWVQDPLLVAAVASGYTNSFFSVVPATIPIAISCTSFPKDFTVYDGTVQEGFSNRELIAQVQRATNHPKIIYGDWGSTRPRSYNHARQPKNRIDYPTDNSWVFARDQGENIDLQTAAARITGSDHWTGNLGVWGEQLIEGTADGQAFAIDTMPKMYAARINIHLHRQAFFGHLPPPDALDEEWTDDDF; this comes from the coding sequence ATGGATGTTCAAGATTACATTGTCACGTTGGGCATCCGACCCGCCGAGTTGAGCGGTTTGAAGGAGCTACCGGGCACTAGTAAGGATCAAATGACTCCGCTTGTCCTGCTAGCTCCTTGGCTAGCAACCACACCGCTCTCGAGAGCCCTCGATAAATTTGAGGAGTCGTATCCATCCCGCCCTTACTTCATTGATGTCGATAATTATTACCGCATGAACGACAAGCCGAACGAGGCGAAGGAAATGTGGGCGCGACTGGCTGCGAAACCGGCTGATTTGGCATCCTGGTGGAGCTTGTTATTAGAATATCCAAATGCCAATCCATGCTTACTCATGGCCGAACGCTCAATTGAGAGTGCGAGAGAGCAAATCGCTTGGGCTCGAGAAAATGATCGAACGTTTTGTTTGAGGATGAACCTTGCAGAAGGAATTGGTTCGGGCATCCCGCAGTGGATGCCTGCCCTAGCGACCGAGTTGGCACAAGAAGGCGCTACAGATTATGCGATCGTGTTCGAATTTGGGTGGGTGCAGGATCCACTGTTGGTCGCGGCCGTTGCTAGTGGCTACACCAACTCATTTTTTTCGGTAGTTCCGGCAACAATTCCCATAGCCATTTCTTGCACCTCATTTCCAAAAGACTTCACTGTATACGATGGGACGGTACAGGAAGGGTTCTCTAACAGGGAGCTGATCGCTCAAGTTCAGCGAGCGACAAATCACCCAAAAATCATCTACGGTGATTGGGGGTCTACCAGACCACGCAGTTACAATCATGCGCGTCAACCCAAAAATCGGATAGACTATCCGACTGACAACTCTTGGGTATTTGCTCGCGATCAAGGCGAGAACATCGATTTGCAGACAGCTGCAGCGCGTATCACGGGCAGCGATCATTGGACTGGCAATTTGGGGGTATGGGGAGAACAACTCATCGAAGGTACCGCAGATGGTCAAGCATTTGCCATTGATACGATGCCCAAAATGTATGCCGCGCGAATAAATATTCACCTTCATCGGCAAGCCTTCTTTGGACATCTTCCGCCGCCAGATGCATTGGATGAGGAATGGACCGACGATGACTTTTAA
- a CDS encoding ImmA/IrrE family metallo-endopeptidase, with protein MQNTATSSSWEVKSPSKEYRNLAPEIRADIDEFLLEHPVKLGAIAKRLGVKVLKSTLPRGTSGQIGLENGSFVIRINRHEAKHRQRFTLAHELAHFLLHRDRIEAANGWSENVLLRAPNQPMQIEYEANRLASDLVIPSEQLAKVTGEYSGPMTPEIIEDLALRFGVSTAAMEIKLQMT; from the coding sequence ATGCAAAACACCGCCACGTCTAGCAGTTGGGAGGTTAAGTCACCTTCCAAGGAATATCGGAATCTCGCACCAGAGATCCGCGCTGATATTGACGAATTTTTATTGGAGCACCCGGTCAAGCTTGGAGCGATTGCAAAGCGACTAGGGGTCAAGGTACTGAAATCTACGCTACCCCGCGGCACTTCCGGACAGATTGGACTAGAAAACGGAAGTTTCGTCATAAGAATCAATCGGCACGAAGCAAAACACCGTCAGCGATTTACGCTCGCGCACGAGCTAGCCCATTTTTTGCTCCATCGAGATCGAATTGAAGCAGCAAATGGTTGGTCTGAAAATGTATTGCTGCGTGCCCCTAACCAGCCAATGCAAATCGAGTATGAAGCAAATAGGTTGGCGTCGGACCTCGTCATTCCGTCAGAGCAACTCGCTAAAGTTACGGGTGAGTATTCCGGACCAATGACGCCTGAAATCATTGAGGATCTCGCACTCCGATTTGGGGTGTCCACCGCAGCGATGGAAATTAAGTTGCAGATGACCTGA
- the lexA gene encoding transcriptional repressor LexA, producing MLTNLERRMLEFIGNYLREHSGRAPTILEIGQGCGVKSVGTVHRYLKSIETKGYLERARSGWRTLLAPNELPFVGKIAAGRPLEAIEQAEAIDLVSQLIQPDCFVLQVDGDSMDAKGIQDGDYIVVKRSESAKNGEIVVALVSSEATLKEYRRVTKGARIELIPHSHNPEHSKQIYDAEQVQIQGVLTGVVRTKP from the coding sequence GTGTTAACCAATCTCGAACGGCGTATGCTTGAGTTCATCGGAAACTACCTCAGGGAACACAGTGGTAGAGCACCCACCATTTTAGAAATCGGACAAGGCTGTGGGGTGAAGTCCGTTGGAACAGTTCACCGATATCTAAAATCGATCGAAACGAAAGGTTACTTGGAACGCGCAAGGAGTGGGTGGAGAACTCTCTTAGCCCCAAATGAGCTTCCGTTCGTCGGCAAAATCGCTGCCGGCCGACCGCTTGAAGCGATCGAACAAGCAGAAGCTATCGATCTGGTTTCTCAGCTAATTCAACCGGACTGTTTCGTTCTTCAGGTGGATGGTGATTCAATGGACGCAAAAGGTATCCAAGACGGCGATTACATCGTCGTTAAGCGCTCCGAATCTGCGAAAAATGGAGAAATTGTCGTAGCCTTGGTGAGTTCTGAAGCGACGTTGAAGGAGTATCGGCGGGTCACGAAAGGCGCTCGGATTGAATTGATTCCGCACAGCCACAATCCTGAGCACTCCAAACAAATTTATGATGCCGAACAAGTTCAAATTCAGGGCGTGCTGACGGGTGTGGTTCGGACAAAACCGTGA
- a CDS encoding BCCT family transporter, giving the protein MWIGLSLPKLDNGNAASETTRSTISSSKTIAETRPLQLKLPTASGKLRWVYMVLMRALFWQTSLVLSAVPIFAMGATSGWDFGATQSFAVFCLSGIFIVYAEVLFRQAYETTPKVGHGPRLVFQTLVPTVKFVDQNGEYKTNRRVFRGEQSALGQPVFLLGVALVFVVALASIVFPSAARSFIESATTISLGGGGWLLTVTPLITLVFCLYLAISPLGRIRLGGESARPDYKTHSWIAMLSAAGVGIGFLLFGAVEPLDHLTTFIGSPPNAETDPGDIKRLAFSATILHWGLAPWGLYAIVGLSLGYFAHNKGLPLTIRSVLYPILREQTWSWPGHLVDFLVTVSTLFGIAMTIGIGTVQIAGGVSYLFNFDNSLELQMFLAILLTALAVISILRGFDGGVKIVSNINMLVAFVFLLFVIFAGPTFLIVFGFGENLAFFLADATAITRWIGRDDGAWDNQWTLFYWAWWISWSPFIGMFLARISRGRTVRQFISAVLIVPLLICVLWFSAFGETSISQYQAGIGELANGISDESLAMFQMLAEMPFSVITSAVVIMLLCVFVITSADSGALVIDTIASGGMTDAPVLHRIIWALAMGLTAAALIFVGGSNKLDALKGATITTALPVTLIIISCCFTLWMAMKDETHNTS; this is encoded by the coding sequence ATGTGGATCGGACTATCTCTGCCAAAGCTTGATAATGGAAATGCTGCGTCTGAAACAACGCGAAGTACTATCTCCAGCTCAAAAACCATCGCTGAAACCCGCCCCCTTCAGTTAAAGCTACCGACCGCGTCGGGGAAGCTTCGATGGGTTTATATGGTGCTAATGCGAGCTCTGTTTTGGCAAACGAGCCTTGTTTTGTCGGCGGTGCCCATTTTCGCGATGGGCGCAACGAGCGGCTGGGATTTCGGCGCAACGCAGTCCTTCGCCGTGTTTTGCCTATCAGGCATCTTTATTGTCTACGCAGAAGTTTTATTCCGCCAAGCCTATGAGACGACGCCCAAAGTGGGCCACGGCCCACGATTGGTCTTTCAAACGTTGGTCCCTACCGTCAAATTTGTTGATCAGAACGGAGAATACAAGACCAACCGCCGTGTATTTAGAGGGGAACAGTCAGCGCTAGGTCAACCAGTTTTTTTACTTGGTGTTGCACTCGTTTTCGTCGTTGCGTTGGCGTCGATTGTCTTCCCATCTGCGGCTCGAAGCTTTATTGAATCAGCAACAACGATCTCATTAGGCGGCGGCGGTTGGCTGCTGACTGTGACTCCACTGATCACACTCGTATTTTGTTTGTACCTAGCTATCTCGCCACTTGGTCGCATTCGATTGGGTGGCGAAAGTGCACGACCTGACTATAAGACTCATTCCTGGATAGCTATGCTGTCCGCTGCCGGAGTAGGAATTGGGTTCTTGTTGTTCGGCGCAGTTGAGCCTCTCGATCATCTGACAACCTTCATTGGTTCACCCCCGAATGCAGAAACAGACCCAGGTGATATTAAGCGTCTGGCTTTCAGTGCAACCATTTTACACTGGGGTCTCGCCCCTTGGGGATTGTATGCAATTGTCGGATTGTCTCTAGGGTACTTCGCACACAACAAAGGTTTGCCACTCACAATAAGGTCCGTTCTCTATCCAATTCTGCGTGAACAAACTTGGTCTTGGCCGGGGCATTTGGTTGATTTTCTGGTGACTGTTTCGACGTTGTTTGGGATCGCAATGACCATTGGTATCGGAACGGTACAGATTGCTGGCGGGGTGAGTTATTTGTTCAACTTTGACAACTCTTTAGAGTTGCAGATGTTCTTAGCAATCCTGTTGACAGCTCTCGCGGTGATTTCGATTCTGCGCGGTTTTGATGGTGGCGTGAAGATAGTGAGCAACATCAATATGCTTGTCGCTTTTGTTTTTTTGCTGTTCGTAATTTTTGCGGGCCCCACCTTTTTGATTGTTTTTGGTTTCGGCGAGAATTTAGCGTTCTTTCTTGCTGATGCGACCGCAATTACAAGATGGATTGGACGAGACGACGGAGCATGGGACAACCAATGGACGTTGTTTTATTGGGCGTGGTGGATTTCCTGGTCACCGTTCATTGGAATGTTTCTCGCCAGAATTTCTAGAGGACGCACGGTTCGGCAGTTTATTTCAGCCGTATTAATTGTACCGCTACTGATTTGCGTTCTCTGGTTTAGCGCGTTCGGCGAAACCTCAATTTCACAATACCAGGCGGGAATCGGAGAACTGGCGAATGGAATATCTGATGAGTCCTTAGCAATGTTCCAGATGCTAGCAGAAATGCCGTTCTCCGTAATAACTTCGGCAGTTGTGATTATGCTACTCTGCGTTTTTGTGATCACTTCGGCTGACTCTGGCGCCCTCGTAATAGACACGATCGCATCAGGTGGGATGACAGATGCTCCAGTGCTTCATCGTATCATCTGGGCGTTAGCCATGGGATTAACCGCAGCTGCATTGATCTTTGTTGGAGGATCAAACAAACTGGATGCGCTTAAAGGGGCGACCATCACCACGGCGCTCCCCGTTACACTAATTATCATAAGCTGCTGTTTCACCTTGTGGATGGCGATGAAAGACGAGACGCATAACACTAGCTAG
- a CDS encoding acyl-CoA thioesterase domain-containing protein: MGADTIMNLLRLKAESNETWSIGVDRRLCLGPPDAKHLSGGACSAILVDALEQVTGKPLIQASAHFFKAPKVDDIVTVSLDHHRPGRSIDMATAVMTYAAEPHVRLSGSFGTRHNMGDYQWTPDVEFTPPEKSAEIPFARADPGDLHTTLDMRLAAAPRNGRLVFWVRTPSQPMAAPARFLALIADYLPEAIHLSIGRPVGAMSLDNSLRVVGNQLTEWTLCVTQLEAIQRGIFHGRMTLLSERGELLATASQSGVVTLLEA, translated from the coding sequence ATGGGCGCTGATACGATTATGAACCTGCTCAGGCTGAAGGCTGAGTCAAATGAGACCTGGTCTATTGGCGTTGACCGCCGCTTATGCCTGGGCCCACCCGATGCGAAACATCTGAGCGGCGGTGCTTGCTCGGCGATCCTAGTCGATGCGTTGGAACAGGTGACCGGCAAGCCCCTGATCCAAGCCAGTGCTCACTTCTTCAAAGCCCCAAAAGTGGATGACATCGTCACGGTTAGCCTGGATCATCACAGGCCCGGACGGTCGATCGATATGGCTACTGCTGTAATGACATATGCCGCTGAACCTCACGTGCGATTATCGGGAAGCTTCGGTACCAGGCACAACATGGGCGATTATCAATGGACACCGGATGTCGAGTTCACTCCGCCGGAGAAGAGCGCAGAGATTCCATTCGCCCGTGCGGATCCCGGTGACTTGCATACCACTCTGGATATGCGCTTAGCAGCGGCACCCCGAAACGGCAGATTGGTCTTCTGGGTTAGAACGCCAAGCCAGCCTATGGCCGCTCCTGCGCGGTTTTTGGCGCTCATCGCAGACTACCTCCCCGAAGCCATCCATCTAAGTATAGGGCGCCCTGTGGGAGCCATGAGCCTGGACAACTCTCTACGTGTGGTCGGCAATCAACTAACAGAATGGACGCTCTGCGTGACGCAGCTAGAAGCCATTCAGCGCGGGATCTTTCACGGCAGAATGACGCTTCTCTCTGAACGCGGCGAATTGCTCGCGACCGCCAGTCAATCCGGTGTCGTTACGCTGCTGGAGGCCTGA
- a CDS encoding DoxX family protein — translation MIASSNLSDWALVGGRIALASLFILGGLNKVLNYTATLASMEAVGLSPPPLLLPLVIGLELIGGALVGFGRRGATLAALALAMFTLSTNIFFHDFWNMDGDIAALELSLFFKNVSIAGGLLFFAGAVASRPIARERA, via the coding sequence ATGATCGCGTCGTCAAACCTCTCGGACTGGGCGCTTGTGGGCGGGCGCATCGCGCTCGCCTCGCTCTTTATCTTAGGCGGCCTGAACAAGGTCCTGAACTATACGGCAACGCTGGCCAGCATGGAGGCGGTCGGTCTGTCGCCCCCGCCCTTGCTTTTACCGCTCGTTATCGGTTTGGAACTGATTGGCGGCGCGTTGGTGGGATTCGGACGCCGTGGAGCAACGCTTGCCGCTTTGGCTTTGGCGATGTTTACGCTCAGCACGAATATTTTCTTCCATGATTTCTGGAATATGGACGGAGATATCGCCGCCTTAGAGCTGTCGCTCTTCTTCAAGAATGTCTCCATCGCGGGCGGACTTCTGTTCTTCGCAGGCGCTGTCGCGTCCCGCCCCATCGCGAGAGAGCGAGCATAG